The genome window AAACTCATTACGAGCAAGGGATCACAGAAGGTGGCGCTGCAAGCCTTCATTCCGCTCAATGCAGCGGCCCGTTATATCAGAACGCCGTGAACTCTGAAGGCATATACTCGCCTGCAAGAGAGGGAAGCGCCCTTCGGCGTCCGCGTCTACCTCGTTTTGACGCCGGCGTACTCTTCGAGCTTGCCTGTGAGCTTCACGCAGTCGTTGATGAGCTGGCGCGGCGACGTGCCGCCGCGGAGCAGCTCAAGCCAGCCTTCGCCCTTCTCGCTGAGGATTGCAGGTTTGTCGGCCCCGAGCAGCTGCGTGCCGGCCTGCGGCCAGAAATACCCGCCGTTTTCCTGGCGGCCCTGGAGCAGGAAACGGATGTCCCCGCTTTCCATCGCCTTGTAGAGGTCGACGCCTTTCTCGTTCTGATAGACGGCGACCGCGGAACAGATGCCGGCGTCGTCCTTGCGCTGCCGGTTGATGATGAGGCCGCATACCGTGTCTTTGAATTCCGTCATGAAATTGAAATCTCCCTGGGAGTCGCCGGCTCCAAAGATCGGGCCGCGCCCGTTGTAGAGCGGAGCGATGATCTTGACCACGGTCTCCGACTTGCCGACGCCCTGCGTCTGCGCATGAAAATCATAATCATACTCCGGCAGGTAAACGCCGTCTTTGATTTTATAGGTCATAGCGACGACGTCGCGGACCCCCGCGAGCCCCCAGCAGCGCAGCAGCGCGCGGATGGTCTGAACGGGGGAGGCTGAATTGATCCACACATCTATTCCATTCGCGTCCAGCTTCCTGATAAGCTCGCGCATCTCGTCGGAGACTCCGGTGGAGAGCCTGAAGCCCACGCTTACCGGACCGCAGATGCTCCTATATCCCTTCGGGCTCTCCCATTTGCCCTTAGTCCAGTTTTCCGGGGCCTTCTTTCCGTACTCGGTGTAGAATTTGTGCGACTCGTATGCGAGCCGTTCCGCCTCCGCCGGCGTCATGCAGGCCATGTGATAGCCGACCCATGGGTATGAGACGGAGACGCTGTAGTTGTCCCCTATAGCGTCGTACATCAAACGTATCTTCGCAGCGAATTCTTTCCAGTCGTCGCCTGAGATCCACTCTGATTTTTTAGCGGCTCTCGAGGAGTCGGGCGCGACGTAGCCCTTAGCGCAGAGCTTCCGGTACGCTGCGCTCACATCCTTGGCGAACTCGGCTATCGTATGACCTCCGTAGTCTTTGCCGAGATCTTTATTGACATCGGGGATGCCGGTAGTGAGGATATCGTACATGTCCTCCGGCCTGACGGCGTAGCGGAGGTTTTCCGCCTGGAAAATCAGCAGCTGTTCCTGAACGTCGGTCAGCGAGATGGTATTGTCGCAGTCGAAAACCGCGTACGGCCTTATCTCGGGATTGTAGCTTTTGCTGTTTCTTCCGTACGCGTCGAAAAGCTGATTGATGACGTATTTGACGTTAGGCTCCCAGCCTTCGCCCGTCAGGTACTGCGTAGCCCTGCTCGAGTATGGCTCCGGCGCCTCGGTGCCCGACGCCGGGGCAAAAGACAGTACGAGCGCTAACAGCGCAAATAAGAAGATTTTGGAAATCCTTTTCACAAGTAATTCCTCCAATTGTTTTTTAATTAAGCCCGGAGGCTCTTTTATATCCGTCACCGACTGCGTCCATTTTCATTTACCGCCGCTGTAGCAGGTACTTCTCCAGCGTTTTGGCGACCCCGTCTTCGTTATTCGAGGGGCATATTTCGTCGGCGGCGACTTTCGCCGCGGCGCAGGAATTGGATACCGCCACTCCGCGCCCCGCCCATCTAAGAAGCTGGCTATCGTTGGACGCATCTCCGAAGGCAAGGACGTCTTTGCCCTCTACGCCCAAAAATCTGGCGACGACGTCTGCTCCGTGAGCTTTGTTCACCATCGGGTGCGTGATCTCAATAAATTTTCCTCTGGATCGTCCCAGGCGCAGGCGGTCTCTAAACCGCTCCCGCGTCTTGAAGAACATGCTCCGATATCCGTCGGGCTCGGCGGAGTATCCCAGCAGCTTTACTGCCCTCATCTCCAGCGCGCTTATATCGTCTTCAAAGGAGAAGCGATTTATTCTTGCCGCACTATCGTAAACGGAATGTCCTGCATCGCCTTCAAAGGGAATCCAAAGAGCATCGGCTTCGCATATCTGCACACGCCAGCCGTTTTTATGATAGAAAGCGACGATCTCGGAAACCAGCTCCGCATCTATCTCCCGCAGGAAAAGCGTCTCCGCCGTCAGCGGGTCCACGACGGCGGCTCCGCCGCAAAAAACGCACGGAGAGGTCGTCCCTATTTCCGATATCACATGGCGCGCCGACGCGAACATCCTTCCCGTGGCGACAACGACCTTTACACCACGCTCTATAGTCAGCGCGAGCGCTCTTTTGGAGCGCGCGGATAACAGGCCACGATCGTCAAGCAGCGTCCCGTCTATATCGAGCGCTATCATTTTAGGGAAGAAGCCCATTTTGCATCTCACCGCCACATCGATATGTTCGGCCGCGTATCATATGCGGGGCGGCCAGGCCTTCCACGGAGAGAA of Synergistes jonesii contains these proteins:
- a CDS encoding HAD family hydrolase, producing the protein MKRISKIFLFALLALVLSFAPASGTEAPEPYSSRATQYLTGEGWEPNVKYVINQLFDAYGRNSKSYNPEIRPYAVFDCDNTISLTDVQEQLLIFQAENLRYAVRPEDMYDILTTGIPDVNKDLGKDYGGHTIAEFAKDVSAAYRKLCAKGYVAPDSSRAAKKSEWISGDDWKEFAAKIRLMYDAIGDNYSVSVSYPWVGYHMACMTPAEAERLAYESHKFYTEYGKKAPENWTKGKWESPKGYRSICGPVSVGFRLSTGVSDEMRELIRKLDANGIDVWINSASPVQTIRALLRCWGLAGVRDVVAMTYKIKDGVYLPEYDYDFHAQTQGVGKSETVVKIIAPLYNGRGPIFGAGDSQGDFNFMTEFKDTVCGLIINRQRKDDAGICSAVAVYQNEKGVDLYKAMESGDIRFLLQGRQENGGYFWPQAGTQLLGADKPAILSEKGEGWLELLRGGTSPRQLINDCVKLTGKLEEYAGVKTR
- a CDS encoding Cof-type HAD-IIB family hydrolase: MGFFPKMIALDIDGTLLDDRGLLSARSKRALALTIERGVKVVVATGRMFASARHVISEIGTTSPCVFCGGAAVVDPLTAETLFLREIDAELVSEIVAFYHKNGWRVQICEADALWIPFEGDAGHSVYDSAARINRFSFEDDISALEMRAVKLLGYSAEPDGYRSMFFKTRERFRDRLRLGRSRGKFIEITHPMVNKAHGADVVARFLGVEGKDVLAFGDASNDSQLLRWAGRGVAVSNSCAAAKVAADEICPSNNEDGVAKTLEKYLLQRR